In Bradyrhizobium sp. 1(2017), one DNA window encodes the following:
- a CDS encoding phasin, which translates to MAEINTSAESVRALMSGALERVRKANTEYFDLLERGLGSSPLPIANQAKDFCTFMRRNVGATFDLGDKLINAKDMQDALKLQADFFQDQMRALTEQARAMSESAMKTAGGMFGPKI; encoded by the coding sequence ATGGCCGAAATCAATACGTCTGCCGAAAGCGTGCGTGCGTTAATGAGCGGGGCGCTCGAGCGCGTGCGCAAGGCCAATACAGAGTATTTCGACCTGCTGGAGCGAGGACTCGGCTCGTCGCCACTGCCGATCGCGAACCAGGCAAAGGATTTCTGCACGTTCATGCGGCGCAACGTCGGCGCGACGTTCGATCTCGGCGACAAGCTGATCAATGCCAAAGACATGCAGGACGCGCTCAAGCTTCAGGCCGATTTTTTCCAGGACCAGATGCGAGCGCTAACCGAACAGGCGCGGGCCATGAGCGAGTCTGCGATGAAGACGGCGGGCGGCATGTTCGGTCCGAAGATCTGA
- a CDS encoding DUF5131 family protein codes for MDPDWVRSIRDQCVDAGVAFHFRQWSGVQKKQTGRVLDGRTWDQLPTAKAPVILA; via the coding sequence ATGGACCCCGATTGGGTACGATCTATTCGGGATCAATGCGTAGACGCGGGCGTTGCCTTCCACTTTAGGCAGTGGTCTGGAGTGCAAAAGAAGCAAACCGGTCGGGTGTTAGACGGGCGAACGTGGGATCAACTTCCAACTGCGAAGGCGCCTGTGATTTTGGCTTAA
- a CDS encoding alpha/beta fold hydrolase, with the protein MPRVQAGEVQLGWREWGGGDVTIVFIHGNLASKDWIELAAPMFPTGLRVIAIDWRGCGDSDRPKPSADYANYSMQQHATDLLAALDTLDINYCHLATHSTGGIIAARMLLMQPQRFGRVFALDPVTPLGMTFNADQIGLFRAMMASKELTRTIMATAASSLFVPESMAPNAVPRFREGLAEIQALFDRIIDQTFGVSEGIWIGTPLNLTREKESRELERRMPDLRHPHLVLWGEWDGWIPPADLRVMAEAMPDCRLVIVPGIGHSMNLERPALYAGYFGAWFGGLSA; encoded by the coding sequence ATGCCAAGGGTGCAGGCGGGCGAGGTCCAGCTTGGCTGGCGGGAGTGGGGAGGCGGCGATGTCACAATCGTCTTCATCCATGGCAATCTCGCCAGCAAGGACTGGATAGAGCTCGCGGCGCCGATGTTTCCGACGGGGCTGCGCGTCATCGCCATCGACTGGCGCGGCTGCGGCGACAGCGACCGACCGAAGCCGTCTGCCGACTATGCCAACTACTCCATGCAGCAGCACGCCACGGACCTGCTGGCCGCGCTCGATACGCTCGATATCAATTATTGCCATCTCGCGACGCATTCGACCGGCGGCATCATCGCTGCCCGCATGCTCCTGATGCAGCCGCAACGCTTCGGCCGCGTGTTCGCGCTCGATCCGGTTACACCGCTGGGAATGACCTTCAATGCCGATCAGATCGGCCTGTTCCGCGCCATGATGGCGAGCAAGGAGCTGACGCGGACGATCATGGCAACCGCGGCGTCCTCGCTGTTCGTGCCCGAGAGCATGGCTCCGAATGCAGTCCCGCGTTTCCGCGAGGGACTGGCCGAGATTCAGGCACTGTTCGACCGCATCATCGATCAGACATTTGGCGTCTCCGAAGGCATCTGGATCGGGACCCCGCTCAACCTCACGCGGGAGAAGGAAAGCCGCGAGTTGGAGCGCCGGATGCCGGACTTGCGGCATCCGCATCTCGTGCTGTGGGGCGAATGGGACGGCTGGATTCCTCCGGCTGACCTTCGCGTCATGGCCGAAGCGATGCCGGATTGCCGCCTCGTGATCGTGCCCGGCATCGGACACTCGATGAATCTCGAACGGCCGGCACTCTATGCCGGCTATTTCGGCGCCTGGTTCGGAGGACTTTCCGCATAA